A section of the Humulus lupulus chromosome 2, drHumLupu1.1, whole genome shotgun sequence genome encodes:
- the LOC133814597 gene encoding uncharacterized protein LOC133814597: MLQDRQWTGSLVKFSGFVDRIVKEFYANLTNEIIEPSSPLYNKVFVRGHWFSFSPQDIALALHLPLAVEDDVDGASLDKDMVITELVGQKMVWPSNTVISVSNLTYTYVVLHKFATTNWKLTSHTATISFDMASFLYKVGTGLGINLASVIHDQIIGFRKGNRKNLNLPFPQVIYKVLSMQKKDLQRDQEDLVAPITAASYKASAPPTEATAAPSSKKVKPQSLKIASDDIPHASSSVATDSGLVATEIAAVRASVDSLTARVMSIEGLQHSMLEVVQSQSKDPIV; the protein is encoded by the coding sequence ATGCTTCAAGATCGACAATGGACAGGTTCTTTGGTTAAATTTTCtggttttgtggatagaatagttaaggaattctatgccaatcttACTAATGAAATTATTGAACCTTCATCTCCTCTGTATAATAAAGTGTTTGTTAGGGGCCAttggttctctttttctcctcaaGACATTGCTCTTGCTTTGCATCTTCCCCTTGCTGTCGAGGATGATGTTGATGGTGCCTCTCTTGACAAGGACATGGTTATCACTGAATTGGTAGGTCAAAAAATGGTATGGCCATCTAATACAGTCATCTCGGTCTCCAATCTCACCTACACTTATGTTGTTCTCCATAAGTTTGCCACAACAAATTGGAAGCTCACTTCTCACACCGCCACTATCTCTTTCGATATGGCATCATTTTTGTACAAGGTGGGGACCGGTCTTGGTATAAATTTGGCTTCGGTTATTCATGATCAAATCATTGGGTTTCGCAAAGGTAACAGGAAAAACTTGAATCTTCCTTTTCCTCaagttatttataaagtgttgagtaTGCAGAAAAAAGATCTCCAACGTGATCAAGAAGACTTGGTGGCACCCATTACTGCTGCTTCCTACAAGGCCTCTGCCCCTCCTACTGAAGCCACTGCTGCTCCGTCCTCCAAGAAAGTCAAGCCCCAATCTCTGAAGATTGCCTCGGATGACATTCCTCATGCCTCCTCCTCTGTTGCCACAGATTCAGGACTTGTTGCAACAGAAATAGCTGCTGTTCGAGCCTCTGTTGATTCTTTGACTGCTCGAGTGATGTCAATTGAAGGACTGCAACATTCTATGTTGGAGGTTGTTCAATCTCAGTCCAAAGATCcaattgtttag